From Pandoraea norimbergensis, the proteins below share one genomic window:
- a CDS encoding AraC family transcriptional regulator, with protein MDILIDIHTGSAPPPVAIVATDPPSRAAYPMHSHRHGQLIHAIAGVMIVRTNEGSWVVPTGRAVWVPGSTEHAIEMAGEVQMRTVFVAPGVRTALPAKCRVITVTPLLRALILAAGTLTPAAVMSDVHCRDGRVVALMLDEIEQAPALSLHVPMPQHPALVALCTVLIHDPSQPVTLAGWAQTAHMNERTLARTFKRETGMTHGAWCRHARLLLSLPRLATGTPILTLALEHGYDSPSAFAAMFRKTLGVPPSEYFRER; from the coding sequence ATGGACATCCTGATTGACATTCACACGGGCAGCGCCCCGCCCCCCGTCGCCATCGTGGCGACCGATCCGCCCTCCCGCGCAGCCTATCCCATGCACTCGCATCGCCACGGCCAACTGATTCACGCCATCGCTGGCGTGATGATCGTGCGCACGAACGAAGGCAGTTGGGTCGTGCCGACGGGACGCGCCGTCTGGGTGCCCGGTAGCACTGAACACGCCATCGAAATGGCCGGTGAAGTGCAGATGCGCACCGTGTTCGTTGCCCCCGGCGTGCGCACCGCGTTGCCGGCCAAATGCCGCGTGATTACCGTCACCCCGCTGCTGCGAGCGTTGATTCTGGCCGCCGGGACACTGACCCCGGCAGCGGTGATGTCCGACGTGCACTGCCGCGACGGACGCGTCGTGGCCCTCATGCTCGACGAGATCGAACAAGCGCCCGCGCTCTCGCTGCATGTACCAATGCCGCAACACCCTGCGCTTGTCGCCTTGTGCACGGTGCTGATTCACGATCCGTCGCAACCGGTCACGCTGGCCGGCTGGGCACAGACTGCGCATATGAACGAGCGCACCCTCGCGCGCACCTTCAAGCGCGAGACGGGTATGACCCACGGTGCTTGGTGCCGCCATGCGCGGCTGCTGCTCAGTCTGCCGAGGCTGGCCACCGGCACGCCGATCCTGACGCTGGCGCTCGAACACGGCTACGACAGCCCTAGCGCTTTCGCTGCCATGTTTCGCAAAACCCTCGGCGTGCCGCCGAGTGAATACTTCCGCGAACGTTGA
- a CDS encoding AMP-binding protein: MPHIQGFDAARDLLLAQRAHYDVAYRDFRWPVLTRFNWALDFFDPQAQNNDQPALWVVEEDGSETRLSFAQMSARSNQVANFLRAQGVARGDRVLLMLPNQVELWDLMLACMKLGAVMIPATTLLAAGDLVDRIERGRVRHVVTTTRDALKFANLPGNYQRIAVGDHPPDGWTSLAPAYDEPDIFTPDGTTLATDPLLLYFTSGTTSRPKLVLHTHQSYPVGHLATMYWLGLQPGDVHWNISSPGWAKHAWSCFFAPWNAGATIFIYNFSRFDARAALETAARCGVTTLCAPPTVWRMMIQEDLARHPVKFRELIGAGEPLNPEVIDQVKRAWNITIRDGYGQTETCCQIGNSPGQPVKAGAMGRPMPGYRVVLLDHDGVPADEGEIALVISQRPTGLMQGYEDDPEKTADVMRDGYYRTGDVAMRDDHGYFTYVGRADDVFKASDYRISPFELESELIKHPAVAEAGVVPSPDPVRLAVPKAFVSLRTGFVADEKLALDILRFCRDHLAPYKRIRRLEFCELPKTISGKIRRVELRRTEEGRSLDSRRELEFWDVDFADLK, from the coding sequence ATGCCGCATATCCAGGGATTCGACGCCGCGCGCGACCTCTTGCTCGCGCAGCGCGCCCACTACGACGTGGCGTACCGTGACTTCCGCTGGCCCGTGCTCACCCGCTTCAACTGGGCCCTCGACTTCTTCGATCCGCAAGCACAGAACAACGACCAGCCCGCCCTCTGGGTCGTCGAAGAAGACGGCAGCGAAACGCGCCTCTCGTTCGCCCAGATGTCCGCACGCTCGAATCAGGTCGCCAACTTTCTGCGCGCCCAAGGCGTCGCGCGTGGCGATCGCGTGCTGTTGATGCTGCCCAATCAGGTCGAACTCTGGGATCTCATGCTTGCCTGCATGAAACTCGGCGCCGTCATGATTCCTGCCACCACATTGCTTGCCGCCGGTGATCTCGTCGATCGCATCGAACGTGGCCGCGTACGCCACGTCGTCACCACCACACGCGACGCGCTCAAGTTCGCCAACCTGCCCGGCAACTACCAACGCATTGCCGTCGGTGACCATCCGCCCGATGGCTGGACCTCCCTCGCACCCGCCTACGACGAGCCCGACATCTTCACGCCCGACGGCACCACGCTCGCCACCGATCCGCTGCTGTTGTACTTCACGTCCGGCACCACGTCGCGTCCGAAGCTCGTCTTGCACACGCATCAAAGCTACCCCGTCGGACACCTCGCCACGATGTACTGGCTCGGTCTGCAACCGGGCGACGTGCACTGGAACATCAGCTCACCCGGATGGGCCAAACATGCGTGGAGCTGCTTCTTCGCCCCCTGGAACGCGGGCGCGACGATCTTCATCTACAACTTCTCACGCTTCGATGCGCGCGCCGCACTCGAGACCGCCGCGCGCTGCGGCGTCACCACGCTGTGCGCACCGCCCACTGTCTGGCGGATGATGATTCAGGAAGACCTTGCGCGGCACCCGGTGAAATTTCGCGAGCTGATCGGCGCAGGCGAGCCGCTCAACCCCGAAGTGATCGATCAGGTCAAACGCGCGTGGAATATCACGATTCGCGACGGTTACGGACAAACCGAGACGTGCTGCCAGATCGGCAACTCGCCGGGACAACCTGTCAAAGCCGGGGCGATGGGACGGCCGATGCCCGGCTATCGCGTCGTGTTGCTCGACCACGATGGTGTGCCGGCCGATGAAGGGGAGATCGCACTCGTCATCTCGCAGCGCCCGACCGGGCTGATGCAAGGCTACGAAGACGATCCGGAGAAGACTGCCGACGTCATGCGCGATGGCTACTACCGCACGGGCGACGTCGCCATGCGCGACGACCATGGTTACTTCACCTATGTCGGACGTGCCGACGACGTGTTCAAAGCCTCGGACTATCGCATCAGCCCGTTCGAGCTCGAGAGCGAACTGATCAAGCATCCGGCCGTGGCAGAGGCGGGCGTAGTGCCCAGCCCCGACCCCGTGCGTCTCGCTGTGCCCAAGGCGTTTGTTTCTTTACGCACCGGTTTCGTGGCCGACGAGAAACTCGCGCTCGATATCCTCCGGTTCTGCCGCGATCACCTAGCGCCGTACAAACGCATTCGCCGTCTGGAATTCTGTGAATTGCCGAAGACAATCTCGGGCAAGATTCGACGCGTCGAACTACGCCGAACGGAAGAAGGGCGAAGTCTCGACTCCCGGCGCGAACTCGAATTCTGGGATGTCGATTTCGCCGACTTGAAGTGA
- a CDS encoding DUF1254 domain-containing protein, with protein MKNAILVALLLSSQAMQTSAETPPTLNRTEVSRAEQAVIWAMPAVNTDLMRQAAIKAGAGENEIVYWSRPVDWRNQTLTPNPDAIYLMPFFNTKQGPMVLEIPPAGPNGSITGNIDDVWQMPLEDAGPSGADKGAGGKYLILPPDYRGQIPKGYIVLRSPTYSGYALIRSTLRSHSDVDVADAVTYGKRVRLYALANAAKPPPTRFVDANNAFFDSTIPYDIRYFQSLDRVVQTEPWLERDKVMIDLLRSIGIEKGKAFAPDDRRVATLNEGARNAHEWIAYQSERAYEPYFPNARWVVPAASALVQDASKGYTEPNIYPVDARAIVYSMGYVGIKRLGAGQFYLLSWQDKNGEALDGGQQYRLTVPRDAPMRQYWSVTAYSRATHALIKDVPGASRSSQVPDMEKGPDGSVTVYFGPEAPAGHEKNWVPTKRGEKFELLFRLYGPTQPLFDKTWVLPDLVKIGTE; from the coding sequence ATGAAAAACGCGATTCTCGTTGCACTGTTGCTGTCCTCTCAAGCGATGCAGACCAGCGCGGAAACACCGCCAACGCTGAATCGAACCGAGGTCAGCCGCGCAGAGCAGGCGGTCATTTGGGCGATGCCCGCAGTCAATACCGACCTGATGCGGCAAGCCGCCATCAAGGCCGGTGCGGGGGAGAACGAGATTGTCTATTGGTCGCGTCCGGTGGACTGGCGCAACCAGACGCTCACGCCCAATCCGGATGCGATCTACCTGATGCCGTTCTTCAATACGAAGCAAGGGCCGATGGTGCTGGAGATTCCGCCGGCGGGTCCGAATGGCTCGATCACCGGCAACATTGACGATGTGTGGCAGATGCCACTTGAGGATGCGGGTCCTTCAGGGGCTGACAAAGGGGCAGGTGGCAAGTACCTGATACTGCCGCCGGACTATCGCGGTCAGATTCCGAAGGGGTACATCGTGCTGCGCTCACCCACGTACAGCGGCTATGCTCTGATCCGCTCCACGTTGCGCAGCCACAGTGACGTCGATGTTGCCGATGCCGTCACCTATGGCAAGCGGGTCAGGCTGTATGCGCTGGCGAATGCCGCGAAGCCGCCGCCGACGCGGTTCGTCGACGCCAACAATGCGTTCTTCGATTCGACGATCCCTTACGACATTCGCTACTTCCAGTCGCTTGATCGTGTCGTTCAGACCGAACCGTGGCTCGAACGGGACAAGGTCATGATCGACTTGCTCCGCTCCATCGGCATCGAGAAAGGGAAGGCGTTTGCCCCTGACGACAGGAGAGTTGCCACGCTCAACGAGGGCGCGCGCAACGCGCACGAATGGATCGCATATCAGTCGGAGCGGGCCTACGAACCTTATTTTCCTAATGCGCGTTGGGTGGTCCCTGCTGCATCGGCGTTGGTGCAGGATGCGTCGAAGGGGTATACGGAGCCCAACATCTATCCTGTCGATGCCCGTGCGATCGTTTATTCGATGGGGTATGTGGGGATTAAACGATTGGGCGCGGGACAGTTCTATCTGCTGTCGTGGCAAGACAAGAACGGTGAGGCGCTTGATGGCGGGCAGCAATATCGGCTGACGGTGCCGCGCGACGCGCCGATGCGTCAGTATTGGTCGGTGACGGCGTATAGCCGCGCCACGCATGCGCTGATCAAAGACGTGCCGGGCGCGAGCCGTTCCTCGCAAGTCCCCGATATGGAGAAAGGTCCCGACGGCTCGGTGACGGTTTACTTTGGTCCCGAAGCGCCGGCAGGTCACGAGAAGAATTGGGTGCCGACGAAGCGCGGAGAAAAGTTTGAGCTGCTGTTCCGCTTATATGGACCCACGCAGCCGCTCTTCGACAAGACGTGGGTGTTGCCGGATCTTGTGAAGATCGGTACCGAATGA
- a CDS encoding efflux transporter outer membrane subunit produces MVLVASAVSGAVLPRLSSLVSSLAIALTCLAGCSVGPAYHAPEPTTGTQGAFASLSQASQLLPAPPAPVTTGDVPTHWWRLYQDPVLDALVRDALTQNRDLAVAAARVQQARAVFDETGAMRLPQTDASFGVQYGKPAADQTVAASRGTQANTRWAWAPSFALSWEVDLWGRVGHAIDAAEAEADASLADAQAMQVVVAAQTVAAYAQACGFAQQRDVAQRTLDIATHIADLTRTQQVRGLVSTLEVIRAQAFVDDTRASLPVLEGNRRAALYELAVLTGQPPAALPAPAEQCQRVPALAQPFPVGDGASLLQRRPDLRAMERRLAAATARVGVATADLYPGISLGGGVAWLSTSGSLASLGNRYSVSWGVGPLIRWQIPNMTASRARLAAARADDIASLAAFDARVLVALKETEQALTHYGAQWARRDALRASRAQHAQALMLAERSYRAGAIDFLELLDAQRSLAVADAALAQSTLRVADDQVAVFRALGGGWQPDAEALPQPVPHKTAAR; encoded by the coding sequence ATGGTTCTTGTCGCTTCTGCTGTCTCCGGGGCTGTTTTGCCTCGTTTGTCATCACTTGTTTCATCACTGGCTATTGCGCTCACCTGTCTTGCTGGATGTAGCGTGGGACCGGCTTATCACGCCCCCGAGCCGACGACCGGGACGCAGGGGGCGTTTGCTTCGCTATCACAAGCTTCCCAACTCCTCCCAGCCCCGCCAGCCCCGGTCACGACGGGCGACGTGCCAACGCACTGGTGGCGCCTGTATCAAGACCCGGTACTCGACGCACTCGTGCGCGACGCGCTCACGCAGAACCGCGATCTCGCGGTCGCAGCAGCGCGCGTGCAGCAGGCGCGGGCGGTCTTTGACGAAACCGGCGCCATGCGGCTGCCACAGACTGACGCTTCGTTTGGCGTGCAGTACGGCAAACCTGCCGCCGATCAGACCGTCGCCGCCAGTCGTGGCACGCAGGCCAACACCCGATGGGCCTGGGCACCGTCGTTTGCGCTGTCGTGGGAAGTCGATCTCTGGGGCCGTGTAGGGCATGCGATCGATGCTGCCGAGGCGGAAGCGGACGCTTCGCTTGCCGACGCGCAGGCGATGCAAGTGGTGGTCGCCGCACAGACGGTGGCGGCTTACGCGCAGGCCTGCGGCTTTGCGCAGCAGCGCGACGTGGCGCAGCGCACGCTCGATATCGCCACGCATATTGCCGACCTGACACGCACACAGCAGGTGCGTGGCTTGGTCTCAACGCTCGAAGTCATTCGCGCTCAGGCGTTTGTCGACGACACCCGCGCGAGCTTGCCGGTGCTTGAGGGTAACCGGCGTGCCGCGCTCTATGAACTTGCCGTGCTCACCGGGCAGCCCCCGGCGGCGTTGCCGGCGCCAGCCGAGCAGTGTCAGCGAGTGCCTGCGCTTGCACAGCCATTTCCCGTGGGCGATGGTGCGAGCTTGTTGCAGCGGCGGCCCGATCTGCGCGCGATGGAGCGACGGCTCGCGGCGGCGACCGCGCGTGTCGGGGTGGCAACAGCAGACCTCTATCCGGGTATTTCGCTGGGTGGCGGCGTAGCGTGGTTATCGACATCGGGCAGTCTCGCATCGCTGGGCAATCGTTATAGCGTGAGCTGGGGCGTAGGCCCGCTCATCCGCTGGCAGATCCCGAACATGACGGCCAGCCGCGCGCGTCTGGCCGCCGCTAGGGCAGATGACATCGCCTCGCTTGCGGCATTCGACGCGCGCGTGCTGGTCGCACTCAAGGAAACCGAGCAAGCGCTCACGCACTACGGCGCGCAATGGGCTCGCCGTGATGCGTTGCGGGCATCCCGCGCGCAACACGCACAGGCGCTGATGCTGGCCGAGCGCAGTTATCGGGCGGGTGCCATCGACTTCCTCGAACTGCTTGACGCGCAACGCTCGCTCGCCGTTGCCGATGCGGCGCTGGCGCAAAGCACGCTGCGCGTTGCCGACGATCAGGTGGCCGTTTTCCGCGCCTTGGGTGGCGGATGGCAGCCCGATGCAGAGGCGCTACCCCAGCCGGTTCCTCACAAAACGGCAGCGCGCTGA
- a CDS encoding Rap1a/Tai family immunity protein, translating into MLPVLPMALICASGCTTATTATTATTAAADTSPEESSAWLIGLLKANNGKAFCFPKETSVRTVASVLRDYATAHPELNNRFSDPEAIRVIARTFPCARNIGNMAMEELGASGVRRLEVTPQGEYASINMAKTNATVLRLQQTTGHENDAIIDAIIANPADHAPPVFFALSSVLYRQGRVADALFWYNAGRVRGSFDARICTDVSAISAITALIGKTPIELRRAQADDLPRLQAIAQKVVKWDEATPYRYDHRWISLHGAKAVVSGLTPGKSDGRPLTLPNDQWHAIAVTNRADFMKAVDQAVHASSESKPTQ; encoded by the coding sequence TTGCTGCCTGTTCTGCCAATGGCGCTCATCTGCGCCAGCGGCTGCACTACCGCTACCACCGCTACCACCGCTACCACTGCCGCAGCCGACACCTCGCCGGAAGAGTCGTCCGCCTGGCTCATTGGCCTTCTCAAAGCCAACAACGGCAAAGCGTTCTGCTTTCCGAAGGAAACCAGCGTCAGAACCGTCGCCAGCGTGCTGCGCGATTACGCCACGGCCCACCCCGAACTGAATAACCGGTTCTCCGATCCCGAGGCCATTCGGGTGATCGCCCGCACGTTCCCCTGTGCGCGAAACATCGGCAACATGGCAATGGAGGAACTTGGCGCATCGGGTGTACGCCGACTCGAAGTCACGCCGCAAGGCGAATATGCCAGCATCAATATGGCAAAGACGAACGCCACCGTGTTGCGATTGCAGCAAACGACAGGGCACGAAAACGATGCCATCATCGATGCCATCATCGCGAATCCTGCCGACCACGCGCCGCCCGTATTCTTCGCTCTCTCATCGGTGCTCTACCGGCAGGGCCGCGTGGCAGACGCACTGTTCTGGTACAACGCCGGACGCGTTCGCGGCTCGTTCGATGCGCGCATCTGCACCGACGTCTCGGCGATCAGCGCGATCACCGCCCTGATCGGAAAAACCCCCATCGAACTGCGGCGCGCGCAGGCAGACGATCTACCCCGTCTTCAGGCCATCGCGCAAAAGGTCGTCAAATGGGATGAGGCGACACCCTACCGCTACGACCATCGATGGATCAGCCTTCACGGGGCAAAAGCCGTTGTGAGCGGGTTGACCCCGGGCAAGTCGGATGGCAGACCCCTCACGTTGCCCAACGACCAGTGGCATGCCATCGCCGTCACCAACCGCGCAGATTTTATGAAGGCAGTCGACCAAGCAGTTCACGCCTCATCCGAAAGCAAACCGACGCAGTAA
- a CDS encoding HlyD family secretion protein: MSSVALPGQPLRVRRKTWMLAAGAALSVAAIAGGAHWWLTGRFFQSTDDAYVRADTVTVSPRVAGYVSQVVVDDNQRVKHGDVLVQLDDRDYRARVTRAQAAVQAATADVQAQTDAAATLDAELTRQRSVIAQAQAEVAGASAEARRQTADAARYRDLLSDGAASQQRWEQAAAEASKALSALARTRAAGDTQVAQQTVLARRREQSKAAIAQAQAQLTAAQAALVLAENDLVHTTVRASRDGTVGQRTVRAGQYVETGTPLLALVPLDDVYVVANFKETQITRMQPGQPVDIDIDAFPEHALHGRVTGFAPGSGAEFALLPPDNATGNFTKIVQRIPVKIRLDRTQNGGRGVPALRPGMSVIARVDTRSDSRPDQQSDKGAAQ; the protein is encoded by the coding sequence ATGAGTTCTGTAGCCTTGCCCGGTCAGCCACTGCGTGTGCGCCGGAAGACGTGGATGCTTGCCGCCGGTGCGGCTCTGAGCGTTGCCGCCATCGCAGGTGGCGCACATTGGTGGCTGACCGGCCGCTTCTTCCAGTCGACCGACGATGCCTACGTGCGCGCCGATACCGTCACCGTCAGTCCGCGCGTGGCCGGTTACGTCAGTCAGGTTGTGGTGGACGATAACCAGCGCGTGAAGCACGGCGATGTGCTGGTGCAGCTTGACGATCGCGACTACCGCGCACGCGTGACGCGGGCGCAGGCGGCAGTGCAGGCGGCGACGGCCGACGTGCAGGCGCAGACCGATGCGGCGGCGACGCTGGACGCGGAGCTAACGCGCCAACGCAGCGTGATCGCACAGGCGCAGGCGGAGGTGGCAGGTGCGAGCGCCGAAGCGCGGCGACAGACCGCCGATGCCGCACGCTATCGCGATCTGCTTAGCGATGGGGCCGCCAGCCAGCAGCGCTGGGAACAAGCTGCTGCCGAAGCGAGCAAGGCGCTGTCGGCACTGGCGCGGACGCGGGCGGCCGGTGATACACAAGTGGCGCAGCAGACCGTGCTTGCACGGCGTCGCGAGCAAAGCAAGGCGGCGATTGCACAAGCGCAGGCGCAGCTCACCGCAGCACAGGCAGCGCTCGTGTTGGCGGAGAACGATCTTGTGCACACGACGGTGCGTGCAAGCCGCGACGGCACCGTCGGTCAGCGCACGGTACGGGCAGGGCAATACGTCGAGACCGGCACGCCGTTGCTCGCGCTGGTGCCACTCGATGACGTGTATGTGGTCGCCAATTTCAAGGAAACGCAGATCACGCGCATGCAGCCGGGGCAGCCCGTCGATATCGATATCGACGCGTTTCCCGAGCACGCGCTGCATGGCCGCGTGACGGGCTTCGCGCCGGGCTCGGGGGCGGAATTCGCGTTACTGCCACCCGACAACGCGACGGGTAACTTCACCAAGATCGTGCAGCGTATTCCCGTGAAGATTCGATTGGATCGAACGCAGAACGGCGGGCGAGGCGTGCCCGCACTTCGCCCCGGCATGTCAGTGATCGCTCGCGTCGATACACGTTCTGACTCGCGTCCTGATCAGCAGTCGGACAAAGGGGCGGCGCAATGA
- a CDS encoding YoaK family protein: MPINYLRGFTQPVRTEAANRRLGCSLAFVAGAANAGGFLAVGQYTSHMSGIVASLSDDLVLGQLVYVLTGISALLAFLFGAATSSILINWGRRHQTHSAYAAPLLLEAVLLIGFGLLGASLEHHRWLFASATVALLCYVMGLQNAIITKISKAEIRTTHVTGLVTDIGIELGKMLYWNRPGLSAEPQRVAADQGKLRLLASLLGMFFLGGVAGALGFKHLGFVSTVPLALILIMLAIVPLLDDISHRPMR, translated from the coding sequence ATGCCGATCAATTACCTGCGAGGATTCACCCAACCCGTGCGCACGGAGGCGGCCAATCGGCGGCTGGGGTGCTCGCTGGCGTTCGTTGCCGGTGCCGCTAACGCGGGCGGCTTTCTCGCGGTCGGGCAGTACACATCGCATATGTCGGGCATCGTGGCATCGCTCTCGGATGATCTGGTGCTGGGACAGTTGGTGTACGTGCTCACCGGCATCAGCGCACTTCTCGCGTTTCTCTTCGGCGCGGCCACTTCCTCCATCCTCATCAACTGGGGGCGCCGTCATCAGACGCACAGCGCCTATGCCGCCCCGTTGTTGCTGGAGGCGGTACTACTCATTGGCTTCGGCTTACTGGGGGCGAGCCTCGAACATCATCGATGGTTGTTTGCGTCCGCGACGGTGGCACTGTTGTGCTACGTGATGGGGCTTCAGAACGCGATCATCACGAAGATATCGAAGGCAGAAATTCGAACGACGCATGTCACCGGGTTAGTGACCGACATCGGCATCGAGCTGGGCAAGATGCTGTACTGGAATCGGCCGGGTCTCTCGGCAGAACCGCAACGGGTCGCGGCCGATCAGGGCAAGCTTCGGCTGTTGGCATCATTGCTCGGGATGTTCTTCCTCGGCGGCGTCGCGGGCGCCCTCGGCTTTAAACACCTTGGCTTCGTGTCGACGGTGCCGCTGGCGCTGATCCTCATCATGCTGGCGATCGTGCCGTTGCTTGACGATATTTCGCATCGACCGATGCGATGA
- a CDS encoding class I SAM-dependent methyltransferase: MSTTPTPPLDFLSHNRAAWDKQAAEVREWSRPVSPETVAAAKLGNWNVHLTPRPLPKDWLGDVAGKRILCLASAGGQQAPVLAAAGALVTVFDISDAQLEQDRKVAERDGLTLNTRQGDMRDLSAFDNASFDIVFHPISNLYVPDVRPVWRECHRVLQAGGALLASFYNPVVFIGDRDPDFAKQGLIRPQYKLPYSDLNDLSPDQLQKKRDAGEALVFGHSLGDLIGGQLDAGFAIEGFYEDDQPNPRFVVDRFLPTFLATRARKR; the protein is encoded by the coding sequence ATGTCTACAACGCCCACGCCCCCTCTCGACTTCCTCTCGCACAATCGCGCCGCCTGGGACAAACAAGCGGCTGAAGTGCGCGAGTGGTCACGTCCTGTGAGTCCGGAAACGGTGGCGGCGGCCAAGCTCGGCAACTGGAACGTGCATCTCACGCCGCGTCCGTTGCCGAAGGACTGGCTGGGCGATGTTGCCGGGAAACGCATCCTCTGCCTCGCCTCCGCAGGCGGGCAGCAAGCCCCCGTGCTTGCGGCTGCCGGTGCGCTCGTGACCGTCTTCGACATCTCGGACGCGCAGCTTGAACAGGATCGCAAAGTCGCTGAGCGCGACGGCCTGACGCTAAACACCCGTCAAGGCGACATGCGCGATTTAAGCGCGTTCGATAACGCATCGTTCGACATCGTCTTTCACCCGATCTCGAATCTTTATGTGCCCGATGTGCGCCCGGTCTGGCGCGAATGCCATCGCGTATTGCAAGCCGGTGGCGCATTGCTCGCGAGTTTCTACAACCCGGTCGTGTTCATTGGTGACCGTGATCCCGACTTCGCGAAACAAGGCCTGATCCGTCCGCAATACAAACTGCCCTACTCCGATCTGAACGATCTGTCACCCGATCAGCTTCAAAAGAAGCGCGACGCCGGTGAAGCGTTGGTCTTCGGTCATTCACTCGGCGACTTGATCGGCGGACAACTCGACGCCGGCTTCGCCATCGAAGGGTTTTACGAAGACGATCAACCCAACCCGCGTTTCGTTGTCGATCGCTTCCTGCCCACGTTTCTCGCAACGCGCGCCCGCAAGCGCTAA
- a CDS encoding MDR family MFS transporter yields the protein MSTASSTPGAGDEASEKPSEHVSLRAWVAVLGGVFGCFMAGMNVHVTNASLPDIRGSLGASFEEGSWITTAYLVAEIIVIPLTGWLVSVFSARRVLVVGTSGFLVFSLACSLAPDINTMIAARALQGAFGGVLIPMSFQLIVSELPVSRHPLGMALFAVANNVAQAAGPSLGGWLTDMYSWRWIFYLQIPPGLALLAAIGWAIKPAPVHLDQLKRADWFGIGAMAVGLSALQIVLEEGGRKDWFASHEITQLAIVAVVGLGVFVWTQWHRKTPFINLRLLGRYNFGVASLMQFLFGAVVFGVVFLVPNYFAELHGFSARDIGLTMIPYGVVQFVMSFLTPPLMRRIGARPTIILGFALVAAGCLMNIHLDANSGTNVIVPSLIVRGIGQSLVVIALSVMAVAGIERAQVGSASGVFNMVRNVGGAIGIAVASQIVVERQKLHAMRIGESVTLYAEAFRERMQVLSGWLAHGHGVPGNVREAALSLMQQRVMREALFMAYSDTFLLAGIAMIACTGAAFLLKTKKTQAAATAK from the coding sequence ATGAGTACGGCATCGTCCACGCCGGGCGCGGGTGATGAAGCATCGGAAAAACCTTCCGAGCATGTGTCGCTGCGGGCTTGGGTTGCGGTGCTGGGGGGCGTGTTCGGTTGCTTCATGGCGGGCATGAACGTGCATGTGACGAACGCCTCGTTACCGGATATTCGTGGCTCGCTCGGTGCCAGTTTTGAAGAGGGCTCGTGGATCACCACGGCGTATCTCGTGGCGGAAATCATCGTGATTCCGTTGACCGGATGGCTGGTGTCGGTGTTCTCGGCGAGGCGCGTGCTGGTGGTTGGCACCAGCGGCTTTCTGGTCTTTTCGCTGGCGTGTTCGCTTGCGCCCGATATCAATACGATGATCGCGGCGCGGGCGTTACAGGGCGCCTTCGGCGGGGTGCTGATTCCGATGTCGTTTCAGTTGATCGTGTCCGAGTTGCCGGTGTCGCGACATCCGTTGGGTATGGCGCTTTTCGCCGTTGCCAACAACGTGGCGCAGGCGGCGGGGCCGTCGTTGGGCGGGTGGCTCACCGACATGTACTCATGGCGCTGGATCTTCTATTTGCAGATTCCACCGGGCCTGGCGTTACTTGCCGCCATCGGTTGGGCGATCAAGCCAGCGCCCGTGCATCTCGATCAGCTCAAACGAGCCGACTGGTTCGGCATCGGAGCGATGGCTGTCGGTTTGAGTGCGTTACAGATCGTGCTGGAGGAGGGCGGTCGCAAGGACTGGTTTGCGTCGCACGAAATCACGCAACTGGCGATCGTTGCGGTCGTGGGGTTGGGCGTGTTCGTGTGGACGCAGTGGCATCGCAAGACGCCGTTCATCAATCTGCGGTTGCTGGGACGATACAACTTCGGTGTGGCAAGTCTGATGCAGTTCTTGTTCGGTGCGGTGGTGTTTGGGGTGGTGTTTCTGGTGCCGAACTACTTTGCCGAATTGCATGGTTTCAGCGCACGCGATATCGGTCTGACGATGATTCCGTATGGCGTCGTGCAGTTTGTGATGTCGTTTCTGACGCCACCGCTCATGCGACGGATCGGTGCCCGACCGACCATCATTCTGGGCTTTGCGCTGGTGGCGGCGGGTTGCCTGATGAACATCCACCTCGACGCGAACTCGGGCACCAACGTCATTGTGCCGTCGCTGATCGTGCGAGGGATCGGACAGTCGTTGGTGGTAATTGCGTTGTCGGTGATGGCGGTGGCCGGCATCGAGCGGGCGCAGGTCGGCTCGGCATCGGGCGTCTTCAACATGGTGCGCAACGTCGGTGGGGCGATCGGTATTGCGGTGGCGAGTCAGATTGTCGTGGAGCGTCAGAAACTGCACGCGATGCGCATTGGCGAGTCGGTCACGCTCTATGCGGAGGCGTTTCGCGAGCGCATGCAGGTGCTGAGCGGATGGCTGGCGCACGGCCACGGTGTGCCCGGCAATGTGCGCGAAGCAGCGCTGTCGCTGATGCAACAGCGCGTGATGCGTGAGGCGCTTTTCATGGCGTATAGCGACACGTTTCTGCTTGCCGGCATCGCAATGATCGCGTGTACCGGGGCAGCGTTTCTACTCAAGACTAAAAAAACGCAAGCCGCCGCGACGGCTAAATAG